The proteins below are encoded in one region of Scatophagus argus isolate fScaArg1 chromosome 24, fScaArg1.pri, whole genome shotgun sequence:
- the arhgef7b gene encoding rho guanine nucleotide exchange factor 7b isoform X1 — MNSAEQTVTWLITLGVLESPKKSISDPEAFLQTSLQDGVVLCRLLERLRPGTVDKFFQEPRSDSDCQRNITEFIKGCGAFAVEPFEINDLLQGLNFSKVLNSLVALNKATEDLGVSEDSVCVPHSSSLRIKSFDSLNAQSRSSKLLQPQYRSLDMSESSGCSHVLVKARFAFKQTNEDELSFSKGDIITVIRQEDGGWWEGSLSGKCGWFPSNYVRELKGNDKTSDKPKSGTLKSPPKCFDTTIVSKTYYNLVLQNILDAESEYSRELQSLLGTYLRSLHPTDRLSSADISHIQGNLEEISTFQQILAQSLEEHTKLPESQQRIGGFFLSQMPQIKTIYLDYCFNHPSAVNVLTQHGDDLGKYMESKGAPFPGIITLTASLSKPFTRLDKYPTLLKELDRHMEEQHPDREDLRACMTAFKNLSAQCLVVRKKKELELQILTEPIRNWEGDDIKTLGPILYMSTAAVHTHSQEPNERYLVLFAHTLLMLSTSQRKSGFIYQGRMPLSGMLISRIEDGINQRNAFEISGGQCEWMQVACNSQKDLQDWLDFLTRQTHTPAAHTHSHKPQSVCHTLPSHPVTPSRLSESRGGSTGHAYHTLPHPSSHGMTHSGSPMWGPLEPPSTPKPWSLSCLRPAPPLRPSAALSQKEDLSKSPKNMKKLLPKRKPERKPSEEDFTVRKSTAALEEDAQILKVIEAYCTSAKTRQTLNSSSSRKDVHMLFPEEEKIIVEETRSNGQTVVEERSLVDTVYSLKDEVHELKQDNKRMRRTLEEEQRARKELERIIRRVLKNMNDPTWDETNL; from the exons TTTTTCCAGGAACCGAGGAGCGACAGCGACTGTCAGAGGAACATCACGGAGTTCATTAAAGGCTGCGGTGCTTTCGCAGTGGAG cccTTTGAGATCAATGACCTCCTGCAGGGACTGAACTTCTCCAAGGTCCTCAACTCCTTGGTCGCCCTTAACAAAGCCACTGAAG ATTTAGGTGTTTCtgaagacagtgtgtgtgtgccgcaCTCCTCATCACTGAGGATCAAGTCATTTGACTCTCTGAACGCTCAGAGTCGCTCCTCTAAACTGCTGCAGCCTCAGTACCGCAGCCTG GACATGTCAGAGAGCAGTGGGTGCAGCCACGTGCTGGTCAAGGCGCGCTTTGCCTTCAAGCAGACCAACGAGGACGAACTCTCTTTCTCCAAGGGCGACATCATTACCGTGATTCGGCAGGAAGATGGGGGCTGGTGGGAAGGCTCGCTCAGCGGCAAGTGCGGGTGGTTCCCCAGTAACTACGTACGGGAGCTGAAAGGAAACG ACAAAACGTCAGACAAGCCAAAGTCTGGAACACTGAAGAGCCCCCCTAAATGTTTTGACACCACTATCGTCAGTAAAACCTACTACAATTTG gtccTACAAAACATCCTGGATGCAGAGAGTGAATATTCGAGGGAGCTGCAAAGTCTCCTGGGCACATACCTTCGCTCACTTCACCCCACAGACAG ACTCAGCAGTGCTGACATCAGTCACATTCAGGGGAATCTGGAGGAGATCTCGACCTTCCAGCAGATATTGGCTCAGTCCTTGGAGGAGCATACAAA acttCCAGAGAGCCAGCAGAGGATCGGAGGCTTCTTCCTGAGTCAGATGCCCCAGATAAAGACCATCTACCTGGACTACTGCTTCAACCACCCGTCTGCTGTCAACGTACTCACGCAGCACGG TGACGATCTGGGGAAGTACATGGAGTCAAAGGGGGCACCCTTTCCTGGGATCATAACTTTGACCGCTAGTCTGAGTAAACCCTTCACCAGACTGGACAAATACCCAACGCTGCTGAAAGAGCTGGACAGACACATGGAG GAGCAACACCCTGACAGAGAGGATCTCCGTGCTTGCATGACTGCCTTTAAAAACCTTTCA GCTCAGTGTCTGGtggtgaggaagaagaaagagctgGAGTTGCAGATTTTAACGGAGCCAATCAGAAACTGGGAAGGGGATGACATCAAAACCCTCGGCCCTATTCTCTACATGTCCACGGCTGCAGTCCACACGCACTCTCAG GAGCCAAATGAACGCTACCTCGTCCTCTTCGCTCACACTCTGCTCATGCTCTCTACCAGCCAGCGAAAGAGCGGATTCATCTATCAG gGGAGGATGCCTCTGTCGGGAATGCTCATCTCCAGGATAGAAGATGGTATAAACCAGAGGAATGCTTTTGAAATTTCCG GTGGCCAGTGTGAGTGGATGCAGGTGGCATGTAACAGTCAGAAGGACCTGCAGGACTGGCTGGACTTTCTCACCAGGCAGACGCACACACCGGCCgcccacacacactcgcacaagCCTCAGTCCGTCTGCCACACG CTGCCCTCTCACCCCGTCACTCCCTCCAGACTCTCGGAGTCCCGTGGAGGGAGCACCGGACACGCCTACCACACCCTTCCCCATCCCTCTTCACATGGGATGACCCACAGCGGCAGCCCAATGTGGGGACCCCTGGAGCCACCGAGTACCCCCAAACCCTGGAGCCTGAGCTGCCTTCGTCCTGCGCCCCCACTCCGACCCTCAGCTGCTCTCAGCCAGAAGGAG GATTTGAGTAAGAGTCCTAAGAACATGAAAAAGCTGCTCCCCAAGAGAAAGCCAGAGAGGAAACCTTCAGAAGAGGACTTCACTGTCAGAAAAA GTACCGCAGCTCTCGAGGAGGATGCTCAGATCCTGAAAGTGATCGAGGCCTACTGTACCAGTGCCAAGACGCGACAGACTCTCAACTCca GCTCCAGCAGAAAGGATGTGCACATGCTGTtcccagaggaggagaagatcaTAGTGGAGGAGACCAGGAGCAACGGACAAactgtggtggaggagag GAGTCTGGTGGACACCGTGTACAGTCTGAAAGACGAGGTGCATGAACTCAAACAG gacaacaagaggatgaggaggacgctggaggaggagcagcgagCGAggaaggagctggagaggatCATCAGGAGAGTTTTGAAGAACATGAACGACCCGACCTGGGACGAGACCAACCTCTGA
- the arhgef7b gene encoding rho guanine nucleotide exchange factor 7b isoform X2: MNSAEQTVTWLITLGVLESPKKSISDPEAFLQTSLQDGVVLCRLLERLRPGTVDKFFQEPRSDSDCQRNITEFIKGCGAFAVEPFEINDLLQGLNFSKVLNSLVALNKATEDLGVSEDSVCVPHSSSLRIKSFDSLNAQSRSSKLLQPQYRSLDMSESSGCSHVLVKARFAFKQTNEDELSFSKGDIITVIRQEDGGWWEGSLSGKCGWFPSNYVRELKGNDKTSDKPKSGTLKSPPKCFDTTIVSKTYYNLVLQNILDAESEYSRELQSLLGTYLRSLHPTDRLSSADISHIQGNLEEISTFQQILAQSLEEHTKLPESQQRIGGFFLSQMPQIKTIYLDYCFNHPSAVNVLTQHGDDLGKYMESKGAPFPGIITLTASLSKPFTRLDKYPTLLKELDRHMEEQHPDREDLRACMTAFKNLSAQCLVVRKKKELELQILTEPIRNWEGDDIKTLGPILYMSTAAVHTHSQEPNERYLVLFAHTLLMLSTSQRKSGFIYQGRMPLSGMLISRIEDGINQRNAFEISGGQCEWMQVACNSQKDLQDWLDFLTRQTHTPAAHTHSHKPQSVCHTLPSHPVTPSRLSESRGGSTGHAYHTLPHPSSHGMTHSGSPMWGPLEPPSTPKPWSLSCLRPAPPLRPSAALSQKEDLSKSPKNMKKLLPKRKPERKPSEEDFTVRKSTAALEEDAQILKVIEAYCTSAKTRQTLNSTWQGTDLMHNHVLADTSLTVAGLPGNLPCSDQSEDSDYDSIWTATSYRTASFSRSSRKDVHMLFPEEEKIIVEETRSNGQTVVEERSLVDTVYSLKDEVHELKQDNKRMRRTLEEEQRARKELERIIRRVLKNMNDPTWDETNL; this comes from the exons TTTTTCCAGGAACCGAGGAGCGACAGCGACTGTCAGAGGAACATCACGGAGTTCATTAAAGGCTGCGGTGCTTTCGCAGTGGAG cccTTTGAGATCAATGACCTCCTGCAGGGACTGAACTTCTCCAAGGTCCTCAACTCCTTGGTCGCCCTTAACAAAGCCACTGAAG ATTTAGGTGTTTCtgaagacagtgtgtgtgtgccgcaCTCCTCATCACTGAGGATCAAGTCATTTGACTCTCTGAACGCTCAGAGTCGCTCCTCTAAACTGCTGCAGCCTCAGTACCGCAGCCTG GACATGTCAGAGAGCAGTGGGTGCAGCCACGTGCTGGTCAAGGCGCGCTTTGCCTTCAAGCAGACCAACGAGGACGAACTCTCTTTCTCCAAGGGCGACATCATTACCGTGATTCGGCAGGAAGATGGGGGCTGGTGGGAAGGCTCGCTCAGCGGCAAGTGCGGGTGGTTCCCCAGTAACTACGTACGGGAGCTGAAAGGAAACG ACAAAACGTCAGACAAGCCAAAGTCTGGAACACTGAAGAGCCCCCCTAAATGTTTTGACACCACTATCGTCAGTAAAACCTACTACAATTTG gtccTACAAAACATCCTGGATGCAGAGAGTGAATATTCGAGGGAGCTGCAAAGTCTCCTGGGCACATACCTTCGCTCACTTCACCCCACAGACAG ACTCAGCAGTGCTGACATCAGTCACATTCAGGGGAATCTGGAGGAGATCTCGACCTTCCAGCAGATATTGGCTCAGTCCTTGGAGGAGCATACAAA acttCCAGAGAGCCAGCAGAGGATCGGAGGCTTCTTCCTGAGTCAGATGCCCCAGATAAAGACCATCTACCTGGACTACTGCTTCAACCACCCGTCTGCTGTCAACGTACTCACGCAGCACGG TGACGATCTGGGGAAGTACATGGAGTCAAAGGGGGCACCCTTTCCTGGGATCATAACTTTGACCGCTAGTCTGAGTAAACCCTTCACCAGACTGGACAAATACCCAACGCTGCTGAAAGAGCTGGACAGACACATGGAG GAGCAACACCCTGACAGAGAGGATCTCCGTGCTTGCATGACTGCCTTTAAAAACCTTTCA GCTCAGTGTCTGGtggtgaggaagaagaaagagctgGAGTTGCAGATTTTAACGGAGCCAATCAGAAACTGGGAAGGGGATGACATCAAAACCCTCGGCCCTATTCTCTACATGTCCACGGCTGCAGTCCACACGCACTCTCAG GAGCCAAATGAACGCTACCTCGTCCTCTTCGCTCACACTCTGCTCATGCTCTCTACCAGCCAGCGAAAGAGCGGATTCATCTATCAG gGGAGGATGCCTCTGTCGGGAATGCTCATCTCCAGGATAGAAGATGGTATAAACCAGAGGAATGCTTTTGAAATTTCCG GTGGCCAGTGTGAGTGGATGCAGGTGGCATGTAACAGTCAGAAGGACCTGCAGGACTGGCTGGACTTTCTCACCAGGCAGACGCACACACCGGCCgcccacacacactcgcacaagCCTCAGTCCGTCTGCCACACG CTGCCCTCTCACCCCGTCACTCCCTCCAGACTCTCGGAGTCCCGTGGAGGGAGCACCGGACACGCCTACCACACCCTTCCCCATCCCTCTTCACATGGGATGACCCACAGCGGCAGCCCAATGTGGGGACCCCTGGAGCCACCGAGTACCCCCAAACCCTGGAGCCTGAGCTGCCTTCGTCCTGCGCCCCCACTCCGACCCTCAGCTGCTCTCAGCCAGAAGGAG GATTTGAGTAAGAGTCCTAAGAACATGAAAAAGCTGCTCCCCAAGAGAAAGCCAGAGAGGAAACCTTCAGAAGAGGACTTCACTGTCAGAAAAA GTACCGCAGCTCTCGAGGAGGATGCTCAGATCCTGAAAGTGATCGAGGCCTACTGTACCAGTGCCAAGACGCGACAGACTCTCAACTCca CCTGGCAGGGGACCGACCTCATGCACAACCATGTGCTCGCTGACACCAGCCTCACCGTCGCTGGTTTACCCGGCAACCTGCCTTGTTCTGACCAGTCAGAGGACTCGGATTATGACAGTATCTGGACCGCCACTAGTTACAGGACCGCCTCATTTTCTC GCTCCAGCAGAAAGGATGTGCACATGCTGTtcccagaggaggagaagatcaTAGTGGAGGAGACCAGGAGCAACGGACAAactgtggtggaggagag GAGTCTGGTGGACACCGTGTACAGTCTGAAAGACGAGGTGCATGAACTCAAACAG gacaacaagaggatgaggaggacgctggaggaggagcagcgagCGAggaaggagctggagaggatCATCAGGAGAGTTTTGAAGAACATGAACGACCCGACCTGGGACGAGACCAACCTCTGA